Proteins encoded together in one Hylaeus volcanicus isolate JK05 chromosome 3, UHH_iyHylVolc1.0_haploid, whole genome shotgun sequence window:
- the LOC128873756 gene encoding host cell factor isoform X3 codes for MAAPMLKWKRITNPTGPQPRPRHGHRAVAIKDLMVVFGGGNEGIVDELHVYNTATNQWFVPSTKGDIPPGCAAYGFVVDGTRILVFGGMVEYGKYSNELYELQASRWEWKRLKPKPPKHDPPPCPRLGHSFTLIGNRVFLFGGLANDSDDPKNNIPRYLNDLYTLELLPNGATAWDVPQTHGHAPPPRESHTGVAYTDRNTGKSCLVIYGGMSGCRLGDLWFLDVDSMTWNKPVVHGPTPLPRSLHTATLIGHRMYVFGGWVPLVVDDVKVATHEKEWKCTSTLACLNLETLTWEQLTVDSLEENVPRARAGHCAVGVHSRLYVWSGRDGYRKAWNNQVCCKDLWYLEVSKPPAPSRVQLVRASTQTLEVSWTATPSAQYYILQIQKYDMPPATTGTFPTVSTQTNTAPTTTPAVVTPATVPVTSPPITTVAALPTTPTSARPTIAQTPVRIQSTVQSPIQKPVSSQAVTKPTSPMTPRVTGNLIRIRSPIVTSAPVTTEQPAPPNTTVAGQTPAAMSGIAALAAAAAATPKISMNNVPILPQAAANTIRMKNVQPGQQIRFAAPGATVLRTASPQQSKQIILQKPGQNISGQPQIVHLLKTGQGMVATVPKVSLIPGKTVQATGAKPLNQGPTILRLVNPNTVAGSKILTTMKTSSIVAMSKGQNISGKQTIMITKPGGNGGLVGRNQIIVVTTGSGLRAVQAVTTSQAGTGQTGNITTPVNVLPLSATNHVTNQQGVKMIVVSSGAMGGGTAGKPITITVPGQGGVPKTVTIATKGSPQAIFNPGKSQIVTMPQIQKTPEAVTVSGKPVTLQMSGGIGAKTVTLMPTSSSIVTTSSASDAIDTSKMLFVPSQKQPSASLASTSDGPATTDAALAALAAEAGLIDPVQEPSGGLSFMVAADDGGAGDGKVEDSCNGNEATTAAALVSQMGAGEPMQVDGDGNFVIPQVDGAADILLSEDEETDKIDLEEDPVPENQEESATIESADLEEDIGVATAEDVHIEETPSKESETTSEAVPEPSVSTSTAEEIPIEPEPSVESQPDESEVPMETINEPEPTSENDMQIVTNPPSEEAPPKPDISDIQEPVEAPSEEASMPDATEPSENDETEQIDNDPKDIHMDSYISDHEKSPAPEHLSPEDSISQLSQDDSQDADKVKDDGAESVMDLPEESSSMEKLEDNDEPMVTDTSLTSTDVNMPITVATPIVTPDMQIKLELDEPMEQEKIPEPPTPMNGVAPLEKEVDVQKPMTPLKIEMREEAVKKESFKQEKINDSRSESGDDSTALTTLATAALGSAEQPMKVKAEQNEDEKKEVEWYDVGVIKGTSFTVQHYYLPGDEPLDITQPNMDIFKGRSKIALEPGTAYKFRVAAVNSCGRSTWSEVSAFKTCLPGYPGAPSAIKISKSAEGAQISWEPPSSNVGPILEYSVYLAVRSASTALNNDGEPRTILSTPNQLAFIRVYCGSNNSCSVTNSSLSAAHVDTTTKPAIIFRIAARNDKGYGPATQVRWLQADPTTAVKSNPQVKRPGTDIRSQASSPQKKVKPETPSDNFS; via the exons ATGGCGGCACCCATGCTAAAGTGGAAGCGGATCACAAATCCGACCGGGCCCCAGCCAAGACCCAGGCATGGGCATAGGGCAGTTGCTATTAAAGACCTTATGGTCGTTTTCGGCGGTGGAAACGAGGGCATTGTCGACGAGCTTCATGTCTATAACACGG CAACTAATCAATGGTTTGTACCATCAACAAAAGGCGATATTCCACCTGGCTGTGCAGCGTACGGATTTGTCGTCGATGGAACTCGTATTTTAGTCTTTGGTGGTATGGTAGAATATGGAAAATACTCGAATGAGCTCTATGAACTGCAAGCAAGTAGATGGGAATGGAAAAGATTAAAACCAAAGCCACCCAAACATGATCCTCCGCCGTGTCCTCGACTGGGACATAGCTTTACCCTTATCGGTAACAGGGTTTTTCTATTCGGAGGTTTGGCTAACGACAGTGACGATCCCAAGAACAATATACCAAGATATTTAAACGATTTGTATACGCTCGAGTTACTCCCTAACGGAGCAACAGCTTGGGATGTACCGCAAACACATGGACATGCACCACCACCCAGGGAGTCTCATACCGGCGTGGCTTATACCGATCGCAATACAGGAAAATCCTGTTTGGTGATTTATGGCGGTATGAGCGGCTGCCGTTTGGGTGACCTATGGTTTCTTGATGTTGATTCGATGACCTGGAACAAACCAGTGGTTCACGGACCAACTCCGTTACCACGTTCTCTCCACACTGCCACTTTAATTGGTCATCGAATGTATGTCTTCGGTGGATGGGTACCGCTTGTTGTCGATGATGTTAAAGTTGCAACACatgaaaaagaatggaaatgtACAAGTACATTGGCTTGTTTAAATTTAG AAACATTGACATGGGAGCAACTAACAGTCGACTCCCTGGAAGAAAATGTTCCCCGTGCTCGTGCTGGTCACTGTGCAGTTGGAGTGCATAGTAGACTGTACGTATGGTCTGGTCGAGATGGATATCGCAAAGCTTGGAACAATCAG GTTTGCTGCAAAGACTTATGGTACCTCGAAGTCAGTAAACCACCCGCGCCATCCCGAGTGCAATTAGTAAGAGCCTCTACGCAAACGTTGGAAGTCAGTTGGACAGCAACACCATCCGCGCAGTATTACATATTGCAAATTCAGAAATATGACATGCCTCCAGCAACAACTGGCACATTTCCTACGGTTAGCACGCAAACCAACACTGCACCCACTACTACACCAGCTGTGGTTACACCTGCAACTGTACCCGTTACATCTCCGCCCATTACCACCGTTGCTGCTCTTCCAACGACTCCAACTTCTGCCAGACCAACTATAGCTCAGACTCCCGTACGAATACAGTCTACCGTGCAGAGCCCAATTCAGAAACCAGTATCATCGCAAGCCGTAACAAAACCAACGAGTCCAATGACGCCAAGAGTAACTGGAAATTTGATCAGAATTCGTTCTCCCATTGTCACTTCGGCACCAGTAACTACCGAACAGCCTGCACCCCCTAATACCACAGTAGCTGGTCAAACGCCAGCTGCTATGTCAGGAATTGCTGCACTGGCTGCAGCGGCTGCTGCTACTCCAAAAATAAGTATGAATAACGTACCAATCCTTCCACAAGCTGCCGCTAATACGATTAGAATGAAGAATGTTCAACCAGGCCAACAAATACGTTTCGCTGCACCTGGAGCAACAGTGCTGAGAACCGCTTCTCCGCaacaaagtaaacaaataatcCTTCAAAAACCAGGTCAAAATATATCTGGTCAGCCTCAAATTGTACACCTTCTTAAAACTGGTCAGGGAATGGTAGCAACTGTGCCTAAGGTCAGTCTCATTCCTGGCAAAACTGTTCAAGCAACAGGTGCGAAACCTCTTAACCAGGGACCGACGATATTACGGTTAGTAAATCCTAATACTGTAGCAGGATCTAAAATTCTCACTACCATGAAAACATCTAGTATCGTTGCTATGAGCAAAGGACAAAACATCAGCGGTAAGCAAACAATAATGATTACAAAACCTGGAGGCAATGGTGGACTCGTTGGTCGTAATCAGATAATAGTGGTTACAACTGGCTCCGGTTTGAGAGCTGTACAAGCTGTTACCACCTCCCAAGCCGGTACCGGGCAAACGGGTAATATCACTACACCCGTAAATGTTTTACCATTGTCTGCTACTAATCACGTGACAAACCAGCAAGGAGTGAAAATGATCGTTGTTTCATCGGGAGCTATGGGAGGTGGAACTGCAGGAAAGCCTATCACTATCACAGTTCCAGGCCAGGGTGGCGTACCAAAGACGGTGACTATTGCCACCAAGGGAAGTCCACAAGCCATTTTTAATCCTGGAAAGAGTCAGATCGTTACTATGCCACAAATACAGAAAACGCCAGAGGCTGTGACTGTGTCTGGCAAACCTGTAACGTTACAAATGTCTGGTGGAATAGGTGCAAAAACAGTCACACTCATGCCCACAAGTAGTTCGATTGTTACTACTTCGAGTGCATCGGATGCGATAGATACAAGTAAAATGTTGTTTGTTCCATCACAAAAACAACCATCAGCCTCATTAGCGTCTACTTCCGATGGTCCTGCCACTACCGATGCAGCATTGGCTGCGTTGGCTGCGGAAGCAGGTTTGATAGATCCGGTTCAAGAACCTTCTGGTGGCTTATCCTTTATGGTAGCAGCAGATGATGGGGGAGCAGGAGATGGTAAAGTGGAAGATAGTTGCAACGGGAACGAGGCTACCACGGCAGCTGCTTTGGTTTCTCAGATGGGAGCTGGTGAACCTATGCAAGTCGATGGGGATGGAAATTTTGTGATTCCTCAGGTTGATGGAGCAGCAGATATTCTTTTATCTGAGGATGAAGAAACGGATAAGATTGATCTAGAGGAAGATCCTGTTCCTGAAAATCAGGAAGAGTCGGCAACTATAGAATCCGCGGATTTGGAGGAAGATATTGGCGTTGCAACTGCAGAGGATGTTCATATAGAAGAGACTCCCTCAAAAGAATCAGAAACTACTTCGGAAGCAGTACCTGAACCTTCTGTTTCAACAAGTACTGCAGAAGAAATTCCAATAGAGCCGGAACCTTCTGTCGAGTCTCAGCCAGATGAAAGTGAAGTACCAATGGAAACTATTAACGAACCGGAACCAACGAGTGAAAACGATATGCAAATTGTAACTAATCCACCATCCGAAGAAGCACCACCTAAGCCTGATATTTCTGATATACAAGAACCCGTAGAAGCTCCATCGGAAGAAGCGTCTATGCCAGACGCCACGGAACCATCAGAAAACGATGAAACTGAACAAATTGATAATGATCCAAAAGACATACATATGGATTCATACATTTCTGATCATGAAAAGTCGCCAGCACCTGAACATTTATCGCCTGAGGATAGCATATCGCAACTTTCTCAGGATGATAGTCAAGATGCTGACAAAGTGAAAGATGATGGTGCAGAGTCAGTGATGGACCTTCCCGAGGAAAGTTCTTCAATGGAAAAATTGGAAGACAATGACGAACCCATGGTTACGGATACTTCTTTAACTTCCACCGATGTAAATATGCCAATAACAGTTGCAACTCCCATTGTAACCCCAgatatgcaaataaaattagaactTGACGAGCCAAtggaacaagaaaaaattccCGAACCGCCAACACCTATGAACGGCGTTGCGCCGCTTGAAAAAGAGGTGGATGTTCAAAAACCAATGACACCgctgaaaatagaaatgagAGAGGAAGCTGTTAAAAAGGAGAGTTTTAagcaagaaaaaataaacgatagcAGATCGGAAAGTGGAGATGATTCTACCGCGTTGACTACATTAGCTACAGCTGCCTTAGGTTCAGCAGAACAACCAATGAAAGTAAAAGCTGAACAG AATGAGGATGAAAAGAAGGAGGTAGAATGGTACGACGTGGGAGTAATAAAAGGAACAAGTTTTACTGtacaacattattatttacctGGCGATGAACCGTTAGACATAACGCAACCAAATATGGATATTTTCAAAGGGAGAAGCAAAATTGCCTTAGAACCTGGAACCGCTTATAAATTTAGAGTTGCCGCTGTGAATAGTTGTGGACGAAGTACTTGGAGCGAG gTATCTGCATTCAAAACGTGTCTTCCGGGATACCCCGGAGCACCTAGCGccataaaaatttctaaatctGCAGAGGGTGCTCAAATATCTTGGGAACCGCCATCTAGTAACGTTGGACCTATTTTGGAGTATTCTGTCTATTTAGCAGTGCGAAGTGCTAGTACAGCGTTGAATAACGACGGCGAACCAAGGACAATTCTATCGACTCCAAATCAGTTAGCTTTTATTAGAGTCTATTGCGGTTCAAATAATTCCTGTTCGGTGACTAATAGTTCCCTTAGTGCCGCTCACGTTGATACTACTACAAAACCGGCcataatatttagaatagcAGCACGAAATGATAAAGGATATGGACCAGCGACGCAAGTCAGGTGGTTACAAG cAGATCCAACCACCGCTGTGAAGAGTAACCCTCAGGTGAAGAGACCTGGTACAGACATACGCTCACAGGCAAGCTCCCCACAGAAGAAGGTGAAACCAGAAACACCAAGTGATAACTTTTCGTGA
- the LOC128873756 gene encoding host cell factor isoform X4 — MAAPMLKWKRITNPTGPQPRPRHGHRAVAIKDLMVVFGGGNEGIVDELHVYNTATNQWFVPSTKGDIPPGCAAYGFVVDGTRILVFGGMVEYGKYSNELYELQASRWEWKRLKPKPPKHDPPPCPRLGHSFTLIGNRVFLFGGLANDSDDPKNNIPRYLNDLYTLELLPNGATAWDVPQTHGHAPPPRESHTGVAYTDRNTGKSCLVIYGGMSGCRLGDLWFLDVDSMTWNKPVVHGPTPLPRSLHTATLIGHRMYVFGGWVPLVVDDVKVATHEKEWKCTSTLACLNLETLTWEQLTVDSLEENVPRARAGHCAVGVHSRLYVWSGRDGYRKAWNNQVCCKDLWYLEVSKPPAPSRVQLVRASTQTLEVSWTATPSAQYYILQIQKYDMPPATTGTFPTVSTQTNTAPTTTPAVVTPATVPVTSPPITTVAALPTTPTSARPTIAQTPVRIQSTVQSPIQKPVSSQAVTKPTSPMTPRVTGNLIRIRSPIVTSAPVTTEQPAPPNTTVAGQTPAAMSGIAALAAAAAATPKISMNNVPILPQAAANTIRMKNVQPGQQIRFAAPGATVLRTASPQQSKQIILQKPGQNISGQPQIVHLLKTGQGMVATVPKVSLIPGKTVQATGAKPLNQGPTILRLVNPNTVAGSKILTTMKTSSIVAMSKGQNISGKQTIMITKPGGNGGLVGRNQIIVVTTGSGLRAVQAVTTSQAGTGQTGNITTPVNVLPLSATNHVTNQQGVKMIVVSSGAMGGGTAGKPITITVPGQGGVPKTVTIATKGSPQAIFNPGKSQIVTMPQIQKTPEAVTVSGKPVTLQMSGGIGAKTVTLMPTSSSIVTTSSASDAIDTSKMLFVPSQKQPSASLASTSDGPATTDAALAALAAEAGLIDPVQEPSGGLSFMVAADDGGAGDGKVEDSCNGNEATTAAALVSQMGAGEPMQVDGDGNFVIPQVDGAADILLSEDEETDKIDLEEDPVPENQEESATIESADLEEDIGVATAEDVHIEETPSKESETTSEAVPEPSVSTSTAEEIPIEPEPSVESQPDESEVPMETINEPEPTSENDMQIVTNPPSEEAPPKPDISDIQEPVEAPSEEASMPDATEPSENDETEQIDNDPKDIHMDSYISDHEKSPAPEHLSPEDSISQLSQDDSQDADKVKDDGAESVMDLPEESSSMEKLEDNDEPMVTDTSLTSTDVNMPITVATPIVTPDMQIKLELDEPMEQEKIPEPPTPMNGVAPLEKEVDVQKPMTPLKIEMREEAVKKESFKQEKINDSRSESGDDSTALTTLATAALGSAEQPMKVKAEQNEDEKKEVEWYDVGVIKGTSFTVQHYYLPGDEPLDITQPNMDIFKGRSKIALEPGTAYKFRVAAVNSCGRSTWSEVSAFKTCLPGYPGAPSAIKISKSAEGAQISWEPPSSNVGPILEYSVYLAVRSASTALNNDGEPRTILSTPNQLAFIRVYCGSNNSCSVTNSSLSAAHVDTTTKPAIIFRIAARNDKGYGPATQVRWLQDPTTAVKSNPQVKRPGTDIRSQASSPQKKVKPETPSDNFS; from the exons ATGGCGGCACCCATGCTAAAGTGGAAGCGGATCACAAATCCGACCGGGCCCCAGCCAAGACCCAGGCATGGGCATAGGGCAGTTGCTATTAAAGACCTTATGGTCGTTTTCGGCGGTGGAAACGAGGGCATTGTCGACGAGCTTCATGTCTATAACACGG CAACTAATCAATGGTTTGTACCATCAACAAAAGGCGATATTCCACCTGGCTGTGCAGCGTACGGATTTGTCGTCGATGGAACTCGTATTTTAGTCTTTGGTGGTATGGTAGAATATGGAAAATACTCGAATGAGCTCTATGAACTGCAAGCAAGTAGATGGGAATGGAAAAGATTAAAACCAAAGCCACCCAAACATGATCCTCCGCCGTGTCCTCGACTGGGACATAGCTTTACCCTTATCGGTAACAGGGTTTTTCTATTCGGAGGTTTGGCTAACGACAGTGACGATCCCAAGAACAATATACCAAGATATTTAAACGATTTGTATACGCTCGAGTTACTCCCTAACGGAGCAACAGCTTGGGATGTACCGCAAACACATGGACATGCACCACCACCCAGGGAGTCTCATACCGGCGTGGCTTATACCGATCGCAATACAGGAAAATCCTGTTTGGTGATTTATGGCGGTATGAGCGGCTGCCGTTTGGGTGACCTATGGTTTCTTGATGTTGATTCGATGACCTGGAACAAACCAGTGGTTCACGGACCAACTCCGTTACCACGTTCTCTCCACACTGCCACTTTAATTGGTCATCGAATGTATGTCTTCGGTGGATGGGTACCGCTTGTTGTCGATGATGTTAAAGTTGCAACACatgaaaaagaatggaaatgtACAAGTACATTGGCTTGTTTAAATTTAG AAACATTGACATGGGAGCAACTAACAGTCGACTCCCTGGAAGAAAATGTTCCCCGTGCTCGTGCTGGTCACTGTGCAGTTGGAGTGCATAGTAGACTGTACGTATGGTCTGGTCGAGATGGATATCGCAAAGCTTGGAACAATCAG GTTTGCTGCAAAGACTTATGGTACCTCGAAGTCAGTAAACCACCCGCGCCATCCCGAGTGCAATTAGTAAGAGCCTCTACGCAAACGTTGGAAGTCAGTTGGACAGCAACACCATCCGCGCAGTATTACATATTGCAAATTCAGAAATATGACATGCCTCCAGCAACAACTGGCACATTTCCTACGGTTAGCACGCAAACCAACACTGCACCCACTACTACACCAGCTGTGGTTACACCTGCAACTGTACCCGTTACATCTCCGCCCATTACCACCGTTGCTGCTCTTCCAACGACTCCAACTTCTGCCAGACCAACTATAGCTCAGACTCCCGTACGAATACAGTCTACCGTGCAGAGCCCAATTCAGAAACCAGTATCATCGCAAGCCGTAACAAAACCAACGAGTCCAATGACGCCAAGAGTAACTGGAAATTTGATCAGAATTCGTTCTCCCATTGTCACTTCGGCACCAGTAACTACCGAACAGCCTGCACCCCCTAATACCACAGTAGCTGGTCAAACGCCAGCTGCTATGTCAGGAATTGCTGCACTGGCTGCAGCGGCTGCTGCTACTCCAAAAATAAGTATGAATAACGTACCAATCCTTCCACAAGCTGCCGCTAATACGATTAGAATGAAGAATGTTCAACCAGGCCAACAAATACGTTTCGCTGCACCTGGAGCAACAGTGCTGAGAACCGCTTCTCCGCaacaaagtaaacaaataatcCTTCAAAAACCAGGTCAAAATATATCTGGTCAGCCTCAAATTGTACACCTTCTTAAAACTGGTCAGGGAATGGTAGCAACTGTGCCTAAGGTCAGTCTCATTCCTGGCAAAACTGTTCAAGCAACAGGTGCGAAACCTCTTAACCAGGGACCGACGATATTACGGTTAGTAAATCCTAATACTGTAGCAGGATCTAAAATTCTCACTACCATGAAAACATCTAGTATCGTTGCTATGAGCAAAGGACAAAACATCAGCGGTAAGCAAACAATAATGATTACAAAACCTGGAGGCAATGGTGGACTCGTTGGTCGTAATCAGATAATAGTGGTTACAACTGGCTCCGGTTTGAGAGCTGTACAAGCTGTTACCACCTCCCAAGCCGGTACCGGGCAAACGGGTAATATCACTACACCCGTAAATGTTTTACCATTGTCTGCTACTAATCACGTGACAAACCAGCAAGGAGTGAAAATGATCGTTGTTTCATCGGGAGCTATGGGAGGTGGAACTGCAGGAAAGCCTATCACTATCACAGTTCCAGGCCAGGGTGGCGTACCAAAGACGGTGACTATTGCCACCAAGGGAAGTCCACAAGCCATTTTTAATCCTGGAAAGAGTCAGATCGTTACTATGCCACAAATACAGAAAACGCCAGAGGCTGTGACTGTGTCTGGCAAACCTGTAACGTTACAAATGTCTGGTGGAATAGGTGCAAAAACAGTCACACTCATGCCCACAAGTAGTTCGATTGTTACTACTTCGAGTGCATCGGATGCGATAGATACAAGTAAAATGTTGTTTGTTCCATCACAAAAACAACCATCAGCCTCATTAGCGTCTACTTCCGATGGTCCTGCCACTACCGATGCAGCATTGGCTGCGTTGGCTGCGGAAGCAGGTTTGATAGATCCGGTTCAAGAACCTTCTGGTGGCTTATCCTTTATGGTAGCAGCAGATGATGGGGGAGCAGGAGATGGTAAAGTGGAAGATAGTTGCAACGGGAACGAGGCTACCACGGCAGCTGCTTTGGTTTCTCAGATGGGAGCTGGTGAACCTATGCAAGTCGATGGGGATGGAAATTTTGTGATTCCTCAGGTTGATGGAGCAGCAGATATTCTTTTATCTGAGGATGAAGAAACGGATAAGATTGATCTAGAGGAAGATCCTGTTCCTGAAAATCAGGAAGAGTCGGCAACTATAGAATCCGCGGATTTGGAGGAAGATATTGGCGTTGCAACTGCAGAGGATGTTCATATAGAAGAGACTCCCTCAAAAGAATCAGAAACTACTTCGGAAGCAGTACCTGAACCTTCTGTTTCAACAAGTACTGCAGAAGAAATTCCAATAGAGCCGGAACCTTCTGTCGAGTCTCAGCCAGATGAAAGTGAAGTACCAATGGAAACTATTAACGAACCGGAACCAACGAGTGAAAACGATATGCAAATTGTAACTAATCCACCATCCGAAGAAGCACCACCTAAGCCTGATATTTCTGATATACAAGAACCCGTAGAAGCTCCATCGGAAGAAGCGTCTATGCCAGACGCCACGGAACCATCAGAAAACGATGAAACTGAACAAATTGATAATGATCCAAAAGACATACATATGGATTCATACATTTCTGATCATGAAAAGTCGCCAGCACCTGAACATTTATCGCCTGAGGATAGCATATCGCAACTTTCTCAGGATGATAGTCAAGATGCTGACAAAGTGAAAGATGATGGTGCAGAGTCAGTGATGGACCTTCCCGAGGAAAGTTCTTCAATGGAAAAATTGGAAGACAATGACGAACCCATGGTTACGGATACTTCTTTAACTTCCACCGATGTAAATATGCCAATAACAGTTGCAACTCCCATTGTAACCCCAgatatgcaaataaaattagaactTGACGAGCCAAtggaacaagaaaaaattccCGAACCGCCAACACCTATGAACGGCGTTGCGCCGCTTGAAAAAGAGGTGGATGTTCAAAAACCAATGACACCgctgaaaatagaaatgagAGAGGAAGCTGTTAAAAAGGAGAGTTTTAagcaagaaaaaataaacgatagcAGATCGGAAAGTGGAGATGATTCTACCGCGTTGACTACATTAGCTACAGCTGCCTTAGGTTCAGCAGAACAACCAATGAAAGTAAAAGCTGAACAG AATGAGGATGAAAAGAAGGAGGTAGAATGGTACGACGTGGGAGTAATAAAAGGAACAAGTTTTACTGtacaacattattatttacctGGCGATGAACCGTTAGACATAACGCAACCAAATATGGATATTTTCAAAGGGAGAAGCAAAATTGCCTTAGAACCTGGAACCGCTTATAAATTTAGAGTTGCCGCTGTGAATAGTTGTGGACGAAGTACTTGGAGCGAG gTATCTGCATTCAAAACGTGTCTTCCGGGATACCCCGGAGCACCTAGCGccataaaaatttctaaatctGCAGAGGGTGCTCAAATATCTTGGGAACCGCCATCTAGTAACGTTGGACCTATTTTGGAGTATTCTGTCTATTTAGCAGTGCGAAGTGCTAGTACAGCGTTGAATAACGACGGCGAACCAAGGACAATTCTATCGACTCCAAATCAGTTAGCTTTTATTAGAGTCTATTGCGGTTCAAATAATTCCTGTTCGGTGACTAATAGTTCCCTTAGTGCCGCTCACGTTGATACTACTACAAAACCGGCcataatatttagaatagcAGCACGAAATGATAAAGGATATGGACCAGCGACGCAAGTCAGGTGGTTACAAG ATCCAACCACCGCTGTGAAGAGTAACCCTCAGGTGAAGAGACCTGGTACAGACATACGCTCACAGGCAAGCTCCCCACAGAAGAAGGTGAAACCAGAAACACCAAGTGATAACTTTTCGTGA